The sequence CCCATGGGCTGTTCCTATAGCAATTGCTAAAGCATCTACTTGAGTTTTCTGTACAAAATACTCAGCTTCTTCAGGGTCAGTAAACAAGGCCTCCCGTTCACTGACCGTAATGTCATCCTCTGTCCCACCGATTTTCCCTAATTCTGCTTCAACGGAAATACCCAAATGCCGTACGGCTTCAATTACTTTGTTCGTTAAAGCAATATTATCTTCAAGAGGATGCTTGGATCCATCAATCATTACTGAAGAAAACCCATGGCGTGCGCATTGCATTACTTGAGCGAAACTTGTGCCATGATCTAAGTGTAATGCAATTGGCACACTTGCTTTTTCGGCCGCTAACTTCGTTAAGGTCGTAATGTACTCAATTCCTGCATATTTTATTGCACCTTGACTTGCTTGGATGATTACAGGGGCTTTTTCCGCCTCTGCTGCAGCCACTATCGCCTGGACGATCTCCATATTATTACAATTAAAGGCACCCACTGCATATTTTCCTTTTTGCGCCTTATCTAATAATTCGACCATCGATACTAACGCCATTTTTTTTCCTCCTCCATTGATCTCGAGACATGTTGACCCCGCAACGGACTATTGATAAGCCAAGTCTTATTCTCTTCCAAATAAACAGATTTTATTCCTTCAATTTGGCGGACATTATCTGAGCTATCCGCGTAAATAATTCCTACCGCTTCACAGCATTCACAATAAAGCTCGACACGGTCTGGCAACAGTTCAAAGGTTAACTGGTGATTGCCACAAGCACACCCTAAATCTCCTTGCCTAGCTAAGCTGCGAAGATAATCTAAAACCCAAAGCATTACTTCAGGATTTTCAAACTCTTCCTCGTACCCTAACTCTAATGCCAATTCCCCGAGGGATTTTTCACGTTCACGACAAGCCTGTGTAACTTTTTGCTTTGATCCGATATAACCCACCGAAGCTCCCACATCAGGGCAAGTAAGAGGCAGAGCTTCTTTGCCCCAGATTGCATGATGGTTTAATTTTAAATAATGGGTCTCCCCACAGTAAGCACAAGCATAGGCGACGTTAAACTGTCTCCGATTTCTGCTGGTTACCGACATCAGTTGACGTCCACAACCACAATGGAGATTCTTACGTCCTTGCCGAGAAAATGCA comes from Desulfosporosinus meridiei DSM 13257 and encodes:
- a CDS encoding class II fructose-1,6-bisphosphate aldolase, producing the protein MALVSMVELLDKAQKGKYAVGAFNCNNMEIVQAIVAAAEAEKAPVIIQASQGAIKYAGIEYITTLTKLAAEKASVPIALHLDHGTSFAQVMQCARHGFSSVMIDGSKHPLEDNIALTNKVIEAVRHLGISVEAELGKIGGTEDDITVSEREALFTDPEEAEYFVQKTQVDALAIAIGTAHGQYKGTPKLDFDRLTQIRERVSTPLVLHGSSGVPEDALREAISRGVCKVNIDTNIREAFVFAARQALEGNPKEIDPRKMLGPAREAATKIIQEKIRIFGSTGKA